Proteins from one Podospora pseudocomata strain CBS 415.72m chromosome 4, whole genome shotgun sequence genomic window:
- a CDS encoding hypothetical protein (antiSMASH:Cluster_4), with protein MWLAMSSARKYSPGQVIVATTAVDVAQASEQVTGETIPTAPPPGLFTLVLNSQLSLLLRSCPALSAETGLQQHNNNNNNCAKYQQRTIPRLFKQHLHTTQTILDVFAKMRVSISSIPRSTILIEVLAEEDRSLFDKLDLTGMIRDNSKSDALSFHIKAFFDQLPLFPDDSTPSPPKPSPKKVAFSSDSPHYKSPTPSKLRKKKKLFGIPTIPTVKTHKQYTCPEATNPLSVIWPDNSNPLPTDSRQPTCHPHLRLSCTDPSPWTTPDENPPTPCHHTSWYAATSTLFQHASKLLASAFTKQNITTLSAPMANLAEAQTLELNILPKLHLAYSLYTAHVFITGRFRKLVIHICRHCTRSLTLANIQILEHKKPWTLLEHWLEKIKAVYDALNTMHLWLFVAAKKLDKAVKYLAEAGNVRMKGGDGMTRVEMLPLYRCMIEVRGWIRREAIQGVMEDKARVKEVVGRLMGVLHPLTGLGYDKAVVEALGGLWKVEQEEKEGDEKGEEGSDEEMADGRESEDPDDGAGNSDESDDFDDSGESDNSDGPDDEDQDEANSDEEMKDDETDIGEDEISDEGIEVSMSNAVEDDLGELNGDLDDDFDMEMEEQKFVIRKAILEAAVEVRSVCETWRNHAAFIQAIERGQLNDHQD; from the exons ATGTGGCTTGCGATGTCAAGCGCAAGAAAATATTCACCTGGCCAGGTCATCGTCGCAACGACTGCGGTCGACGTGGCCCAAGCTTCGGAGCAAGTGACAGGAGAAACAATACCTACTGCCCCCCCACCAGGCCTATTCACTCTTGTTCTGAATAGCCAGCTGTCTCTCCTCTTAAGATCTTGTCCTGCCCTGTCAGCAGAAACTGGTCtgcaacaacacaacaacaacaacaacaactgcgCCAAATACCAGCAACGAACAATCCCCCGACTCTTCAAACAGCACCTtcacacaacacaaacaaTCCTCGATGTATTCGCCAAGATGCGTGTGAGTATTTCATCGATCCCGCGCTCAACGATCCTGATCGAGGTCCTAGCAGAGGAGGACCGGTCTCTCTTCGACAAGCTCGACTTAACGGGCATGATCCGAGACAACTCGAAATCCGACGCCCTCAGCTTTCACATCAAGGCTTTCTTCgaccaactccccctcttccctgACGATTC gaccccctctcctcccaaaccctcccccaagaAAGTGGCATTTTCTTCCGACTCCCCTCACTACAaatcacccaccccctccaagctacgcaagaaaaagaaactgTTCGGCATTCCCACAATTCCTACAGTCAAAACCCACAAGCAATACACTTGCCCCGAAGCCACCAACCCGTTGTCCGTCATCTGGCCCGACAACAGcaatcccctccccaccgacAGCCGCCAACCAACCtgccaccctcacctccgcCTCTCTTGCACCGACCCCTCGCCCTGGACTACCCCCGACGAAAACCCTCCCACACCATGCCACCACACTTCCTGGTACGCCGCAACATCCACCCTCTTTCAGCACGCCTCCAAGCTCCTAGCCTCAGCCTTCACCAAACAAAATATAACCACTCTCTCCGCCCccatggccaacctagccgAAGCCCAAACCCTCGAGCTGAACATCCTCCCAAAGCTCCACCTCGCGTACAGCCTCTACACCGCCCACGTCTTCATCACCGGCCGCTTCAGAAAGCTCGTCATCCACATCTGTCGGCACTGCACCAGATCCCTCACCCTGGCCAACATCCAGATCCTCGAACACAAGAAGCCGTGGACTCTGCTGGAACATTGGCTCGAGAAGATCAAAGCGGTATACGATGCTCTGAATACAATGCATCTCTGGCTTTTCGTGGCGGCTAAAAAGCTGGACAAAGCAGTCAAATATCTCGCCGAGGCTGGCAATGTGAggatgaaggggggggatggcaTGACGAGGGTGGAGATGCTGCCTTTGTATCGGTGTATGATTGAGGTTAGGGGGTGGATCAGGAGGGAAGCGATACAAGGTGTCATGGAGGATAAGGCGCGTGTGAAGGAAgttgtggggaggttgatgggggtttTGCATCCtttgacggggttggggtatgacaaggctgtggtggaggcgctgggggggttgtggaaggtggagcaagaggagaaagagggtgatgagaaaggggaggaaggtagtgatgaggagatggcggACGGCAGAGAGTCTGAAGATcctgatgatggtgctggtaACTCTGATGAATCtgacgactttgacgactCCG GCGAGTCTGATAACTCTGATGGGCCGGACGATGAAGACCAGGATGAAGCTAACTCtgatgaggagatgaaggatgaTGAGACAGAtattggcgaggatgagattTCCGACGAGGGTATCGAGGTCTCGATGAGCAATGctgtggaggatgatttggggGAGTTGAACGGCGATTTGGATGACGATTTTGacatggagatggaggagcaaAAGTTTGTGATCCGCAAGGCAATCTTGGAAGCTGCGGTCGAGGTTCGCTCGGTTTGTGAGACGTGGAGGAACCATGCGGCTTTCATTCAGGCTATCGAAAGGGGACAGCTGAATGACCACCAGGATTAG
- a CDS encoding hypothetical protein (antiSMASH:Cluster_4) — MPDLPQANHLCPTFNRNSCDKTPQLYNSCVLSTPSTPPNTFTMADQYQSGHQEVIPCLLSDYDDDVEAHRESFQAFMTRQAEEHWATEIRALDIEGSADRIATVIEQEVNRLAKKLDVIATAMAAEADGAQANRLLAMIPTKLNLMARLEDLAFSRLQPVEGSAERPLAIEDVSPSTSQGSTQCEISGRLDGYDRHVSQTPIKKRSESPIKIESPTPTKRRRVNLSEDGASGVSEPTPTLSHALHTSSPSLPQALLSKGGNSGSGHQDPSPSPLLSQSKIAPAHHATPSNQRYDLSKAAPPSAKKQPAQTKKPAQASKPCHGKPPCISRASLHEVQHREWIFNFQSSGWCVLRCGRFNCLTQGPVTGGIFDTGSVQQISAWVNNSNDVIRYTNMNTSEK; from the exons ATGCCCGATCTTCCACAGGCAAACCATCTCTGCCCCACCTTCAACAGAAACTCTTGTGACAAAACACCTCAACTCTACAATTCTTGTGTCTTGTCAactccttccactcctccaaACACCTTCACCATGGCGGATCAATACCAGTCCGGCCATCAAGAGGTCATTCCATGCCTTTTGAGCGATTACGATGACGATGTGGAGGCCCATCGCGAAAGCTTCCAGGCCTTCATGACAAGACAGGCCGAGGAGCACTGGGCGACCGAAATCAGAGCTCTGGATATCGAAGGGTCCGCCGACAGAATCGCCACTGTTATCGAGCAGGAAGTCAACAGACtcgccaagaagctcgaTGTGATCGCAACGGCTAtggctgctgaggccgaCGGTGCCCAGGCAAACCGACTGCTCGCCATGATTCCAACCAAGTTGAACCTGATGGCCAGGCTTGAGGACTTGGCCTTCTCTCGGCTTCAGCCAGTTGAGGGATCGGCTGAGCGGCCACTGGCCATTGAGGACGTATCTCCGTCAACTTCACAGGGCTCAACCCAGTGTGAGATTTCGGGGCGGCTAGATGGCTACGACCGA CATGTCAGCCAGACTCCCATTAAGAAACGCAGCGAGAGCCCGATCAAGATTGAATCACCTACCCCGACCAAGCGTCGCCGAGTCAATCTTTCAGAGGACGGGGCATCCGGGGTGTCTGAGCCTACGCCAACCCTGTCCCATGCTCTGCATacttcctccccttcgtTGCCGcaagccctcctcagcaaAGGTGGAAACTCTGGTTCGGGACATCAGGatccatcgccatcacctTTGCTATCCCAATCAAAGATTGCGCCTGCTCACCATGCAACACCTTCCAATCAACGGTACGACCTTTCGAAGGCCGCCCCACCATCTGCGAAGAAGCAGCCAGCACAAACCAAGAAACCAGCCCAGGCTTCAAAGCCTTGTCACGGAAAACCACCCTGCATATCTAGAGCTAGCCTTCACGAGGTTCAGCACCGCGAGTGGATTTTCAATTTTCAGAGCTCCGGCTGGTGCGTTCTTCGTTGTGGCCGTTTCAACTGTCTTACCCAAGGTCCGG TCACCGGAGGCATTTTTGATACAGGCTCGGTCCAGCAGATCAGCGCGTGGGTGAACAATAGCAACGACGTAATCAGATACACAAATATGAACACATCAGAGAAGTAG
- a CDS encoding hypothetical protein (EggNog:ENOG503P4XH; antiSMASH:Cluster_4), with translation MPDLNSVPPSPHFLSRRASQQMPPPPAPSSLILPSNQAAVHNPNSTSSPVLPSPQFPPPISQLPGSTMTTGDNTGVGSGPGPTRHPRPPTAAELHSELEKEQEARINRLTRELATLRALHNESVVSNASSTSATGTEPGDPRSGRHIRTLSNTSTRSNMGSVSTTSMAGISSPAPIRPSPYPTTALGGVALSRQGSTTSRRSRAGSPAPLVYGSSYSNEPTLANYFSSRVPHVSSSTSVLATPGSTSDLSPGLIPATDRYQETAFYREQLEATRRENDELKKRVRELERMVRARRGSDVSGSGATPGAGASRRVRSDSVSTTTSVAASVATSATGAGGISVAAQRRPRITSATSGQGDGGALEQEVRVGESASSSGLQRGVDFPAR, from the exons ATGCCCGACCTCAACTCCGTACCGCCTTCACCCCATTTCCTCTCGCGTCGTGCATCACAGCagatgccaccaccgccagccccCAGTTCGCTGATTCTGCCGTCAAACCAAGCCGCCGTACACAACCCAAACAGCACATCCTCTCCGGTACTGCCATCACCGCAATTCCCACCGCCCATCAGTCAATTGCCCGGCAGCACCATGACGACTGGCGACAACACTGGCGTTGGCTCCGGCCCCGGGCCAACTCGACACCCCCGGCCCCCAACTGCCGCAGAACTCCATTCCGAActtgagaaggagcaggaggctcGA ATCAACCGGCTTACCCGTGAACTCGCTACCCTCAGGGCTCTCCACAACGAATCTGTCGTCTCCAATGCATCCTCGACCAGTGCTACCGGCACCGAGCCAGGCGATCCCCGTTCCGGTCGACACATTCGCACActctccaacaccagcacGCGAAGCAATATGGGTTCAGTCTCGACCACATCCATGGCCGGAATCTCGTCCCCCGCGCCTATCCGTCCGAGTCCTTATCCGACCACTGCTCTGGGCGGTGTTGCACTCTCCCGCCAAGGCAGTACCACTTCCCGCCGTAGTAGGGCTGGGTCACCAGCTCCTCTGGTGTACGGCTCCAGTTATTCCAACGAGCCGACTTTGGCCAACTACTTCTCTTCCAGGGTCCCACACGTGAGCAGCAGTACCTCTGTGCTCGCCACCCCTGGCTCCACAAGCGACCTCTCGCCCGGTCTGATCCCGGCCACAGACCGTTATCAGGAGACGGCTTTCTACCGCGAGCAGCTCGAGGCCACCAGGCGAGAGAATGatgagttgaagaagagaGTCCGCGAGCTCGAGAGAATGGTTCGGGCCCGGAGAGGAAGTGATGTCAGTGGCTCGGGAGCCACACCCGGTGCAGGTGCCTCACGCAGGGTTAGAAGTGATAGTGTCAGCACGACAACAAGTGTTGCTGCCAGCGTAGCCACCAGTGCGACCGGAGCGGGTGGTATTAGTGTGGCTGCCCAGAGACGGCCGAGGATCACAAGTGCTACCAGCGGgcagggtgatggtggtgccttGGAGCAGGAAGTCCGAGTTGGGGAGAGTGCGTCGAGCTCCGGGTTGCaaaggggggtggatttTCCTGCAAGGTAA
- the ABHD8 gene encoding Protein abhd8 (MEROPS:MER0031614; antiSMASH:Cluster_4; EggNog:ENOG50KOG2382; SMCOG1036:alpha/beta hydrolase fold protein; COG:C), with protein MPYFPSPTPGPSVSIYYIDESPPSSTPTHTCLLIPGITCDLSDWSWQVPFLLSKGFRVITPDPRGQGRSSAPPTAVDEGIYTPENLSSDLSALLAHLDITSNVIVIGHSLGTCTSVHLAATNPDLVVGLVLLDPLHSMSSATCDELFSDPATTMQNLMVNFAAKGLVPIPPLGPEWDWHTTWIQRRGMAMHPSIIGAMTYACWTNKNGLGRKEVAMELSKGAKAKRLTLGCSEYWVGTDREMGVETVTVEGVGHWFHHVKAQETNKILEGWLERERFC; from the exons ATGCCAtacttcccctcccccacccctgGCCCCTCGGTCTCAATCTACTACATCGACGaatcccccccttcatcaaccccaacccacaccTGCCTCCTGATCCCAGGAATTACCTGCGACCTATCCGACTGGTCCTGGCAagtccccttcctcctctccaaaggCTTCCGGGTCATCACTCCTGACCCCCGCGGACAAGGCCGCTCCTCCGCTCCCCCTACCGCTGTCGATGAAGGGATTTACACGCCCGAGAATCTGTCCTCCGATTTATCCGCTCTGCTCGCCCACCTTGACATCACCTCCaacgtcatcgtcatcggtCACTCGTTGGGAACCTGCACGTCAGTCCACCTCGCTGCTACCAACCCAGACCTGGTGGTAGGGTTAGTCCTACTAGACCCCCTGCATTCCATGTCCTCCGCCACGTGTGACGAGCTGTTCTCCGACCCAGCAACAACGATGCAAAACCTGATGGTGAACTTTGCGGCTAAAGGGCTGGTTCCTATTCCACCGCTGGGGCCGGAGTGGGATTGGCATACGACTTGGATtcagaggagggggatg GCGATGCACCCAAGTATTATTGGTGCGATGACATATGCCTGCTGGACGAACAAGAATGGACTGGGCAGGAAGGAGGTGGCGATGGAGTTGTCCAAGGGGGCCAAGGCGAAGAGGCTGACGCTGGGGTGTAGTGAGTATTGGGTTGGGACGGacagggagatgggggttgagACGGTGAccgtggagggggttgggcatTGGTTTCATCATGTGAAGGCGCAGGAGACGAATAAAattttggaggggtggttggagagggagaggttttGCTGA
- a CDS encoding hypothetical protein (SMCOG1042:O-methyltransferase; EggNog:ENOG503NY60; COG:S; antiSMASH:Cluster_4) yields MSDTAENVSILALAEGILSKTKEITAYLQSNNLPASTFSPSSASPPNKADYRELQGSLRTLLEDLQRLVDGPALFYRHFLMRGYEIAAFQIALDFDFFTLIPAEGEISVEELAKKAGLDTDRTGRVVRLLITHRFFQERRKGYFSHNSFSYALQQDDEVRSMVHYSFDEMIKAAAESSVALKATPNESDSVHCPFYARHGVPIFRYYSKHPEHAGRFAKAMAGWRKMENSITELRDNFNWGSIKGNVVDIGGGSGHVALILARTFPHLNFIVQDESDDMLAQGQRLLTDDVRNRVSFSRASFFEPQPYKGASAYLIRQCTHNWADHDVVTMFRSVVPGLEGSPEGTPLLINDIVLPEPGTVPRYWEREMRQADMVMLVSFGAKQRTKQEFEKLLKEADERYEIRKVHDKGALGLLEVHLRR; encoded by the exons ATGTCCGACACCGCCGAAAAcgtctccatcctcgccctggCCGAGggcatcctctccaaaaccaAAGAAATCACCGCCTACCTCCaatccaacaacctccccgcctccaccttctccccctcctccgcctcaccCCCCAACAAGGCAGACTACCGCGAGCTCCAAGGCAGCCTCCGCACCCTCCTAGAAGACCTCCAGCGTCTCGTCGACGGACCAGCGCTCTTCTACCGCCACTTCCTCATGCGGGGCTACGAAATCGCCGCATTCCAAATCGCCCTCGACTTTGACTTCTTCACGCTTATCCCAGCCGAGGGGGAAATCTCCGTGGAGGAACTCGCAAAAAAGGCAGGCTTGGACACCGACAGGACAggaagggtggtgaggttgttgataaCCCATCGGTTCTttcaggagaggaggaagggataTTTCTCGCATAATTCGTTCTCTTATGCGCTGCAgcaggatgatgaggttaGGTCTATGGTGCATTATTC GTTTGACGAGATGATCAAGGCAGCGGCCGAGTCGAGTGTTGCTCTGAAGGCGACTCCCAATGAGTCTGACAGTGTGCATTGCCCGTTTTACGCCAGACATGGGGTGCCGATTTTTAGGTATTATTCCAAGCACCCGGAACATGCTGGGAGGTTTGCGAAGGCGATGGctgggtggaggaaga TGGAAAACAGCATCACCGAATTGCGTGATAACTTCAACTGGGGAAGCATCAAGGGCAACGTGGTAGATATCGGCGGTGGAAGCGGCCATGTCGCTCTCATTCTCGCTCGA ACCTTCCCTCATCTCAACTTCATCGTCCAGGATGAATCCGACGATATGCTCGCCCAAGGTCAACGCCTCCTCACCGACGATGTCCGTAACCGCGTGTCCTTCTCTCGGGCAAGCTTCTTCGAGCCTCAGCCATACAAAGGCGCTTCGGCATACCTCATCCGGCAGTGCACCCACAACTGGGCAGATCACGACGTTGTCACAATGTTCAGATCGGTGGTTCCTGGGCTTGAGGGTTCACCAGAGGGCACACCACTGTTGATCAACGATATTGTGCTGCCTGAGCCGGGGACAGTCCCGAGGTATTGGGAGAGGGAAATGAGGCAGGCCGAtatggtgatgttggtgagcTTTGGCGCTAAGCAGAGGACAAAAcaggagtttgagaagctgTTGAAGGAAGCGGATGAAAGGTATGAGATTCGAAAGGTGCATGATAAGGGGGcattggggttgttggaggttcACTTGAGAAGGTGA